One genomic window of Bactrocera dorsalis isolate Fly_Bdor chromosome 4, ASM2337382v1, whole genome shotgun sequence includes the following:
- the LOC105226184 gene encoding protein kinase 3 isoform X3 has translation MATTAPASAPLISHSSSANSSSSSKPITIPLLERFTSQLSTGSADSGVVVGGANSSSSNSVALTRKSLAANCSLDTRCNSLCLHGTNVKWQLQKLKQPTNKQLLSQDSGIDAVVDGGSGGTLAADGDADSTAGSRQQLKSMQCSSSSSESLGGNSSGLSLSKYSEDGGESENSSGICMSVGSGRRIKYRNSASTCTQGLEDRIEEVDIPDDYDEEEDDVDNDDVDVDEDDDEVDVGVDDDLDVDEDEDVESDSDSGNNSGVVGETGSASMPTTIGTLNGSFGKIVPTKALGVKEPPAANQLHIKSSLHAPQCASAPVGSVTYSTSHHKANETNKPTTSSSNHNNLNNNRSSSTRDHSSSSSKPQAATKSKNPESQVLATDGNYYFPLLKISDDPYIDSKLINKKDGLQDTMYYLDEFGSPKLREKFARKQKEKEQKQQKAQRKQSKREEERKKRTTLAPNATAAFTTDKQTANSGATMESKKPSNVMDAATNCDDSSKEQRQSSSYKHKCDAAAGNEQKTANEADTRITASNKSLSTASCVTWNKVFRKFKTVLGRDGSKITTVVATPGQGTDRVQEVSYTDTKVIGNGSFGVVFQAKLCDTGELVAIKKVLQDRRFKNRELQIMRKLEHCNIVKLLYFFYSSGEKRDEVFLNLVLEYIPETVYKVARQYAKTKQTIPINFIRLYMYQLFRSLAYIHSLGICHRDIKPQNLLLDPETAVLKLCDFGSAKQLLHGEPNVSYICSRYYRAPELIFGAINYTTKIDVWSAGCVLAELLLGQPIFPGDSGVDQLVEVIKVLGTPTREQIREMNPNYTEFKFPQIKSHPWQKVFRIRTPTEAINLVSQLLEYTPSARITPLKACAHPFFDELRQEGNTTLPNGRPMPPLFNFTEHELSIQPSLIPQLLPKHLQNNSAGRPVAGAGGEGASGSASNPSSGAGTPGGATSQATSGTQSSASATTSSGGGNATVANPSSSASAAAASSGAPSAAPSAQASGGDAANSSNGGNQQQASASGASATGAGDATSISSAGGASGGNGNGGGSGGSNNSGGGGNGTQPQQTATTMG, from the exons ATGGCAACAACAGCACCGGCCAGCGCCCCCCTTATCAGCCACAGCAGCTccgccaacagcagcagcagcagcaagccGATTACCATACCCTTGCTTGAGCGCTTCACCAGCCAGCTATCCACCGGTTCGGCCGACAGTGGCGTCGTTGTTGGTGGTGCTAACTCTTCCAGCAGCAACTCTGTGGCGTTGACTAGAAAAAGCCTTGCCGCCAACTGTTCATTGGATACACGCTGCAATTCGCTATGTCTGCATGGCACGAATGTCAAATGGCAGCTCCAGAAGCTGAAGCAGCCCACCAATAAACAGTTGCTGTCGCAGGATAGTGGCATCGATGCCGTTGTCGATGGCGGTAGTGGCGGCACATTGGCCGCTGATGGCGACGCAGATTCGACCGCCGGTTCGCGGCAACAACTCAAGTCCATGCAGTGTTCTTCGTCCAGCAGTGAGTCGCTGGGCGGCAATTCATCTGGCCTGTCACTGTCCAAATATTCTGAGGATGGCGGCGAGTCGGAGAACTCGTCGGGCATTTGCATGAGTGTCGGCAGTGGCCGACGCATTAAGTATCGCAATAGTGCCAGCACCTGCACTCAAGGTTTAGAGGACCGTATCGAAGAGGTAGACATACCAGACGATTACGACGAGGAGGAAGACGACGTGGATAATGACGACGTCGATGTAGACGAAGACGATGATGAAGTTGATGTGGGCGTAGATGATGATTTGGACGTGGATGAGGATGAAGACGTTGAAAGCGATAGCGATTCGGGTAATAACTCGGGTGTTGTGGGTGAAACAGGCAGCGCCTCTATGCCCACAACCATCGGTACACTGAATGGCTCCTTTGGCAAGATCGTGCCAACGAAAGCGCTCGGCGTCAAAGAACCACCGGCAGCGAATCAATTGCACATCAAATCGTCGCTACATGCGCCGCAGTGCGCCTCAGCGCCGGTAGGCAGTGTTACTTACTCAACGTCCCACCACAAAGCCAATGAAACAAATAAGCCAACCACTAGCAGTAGTAATCATAATAATCTAAACAATAATCGTAGTAGTAGCACTAGAGAccatagtagtagtagtagtaaacCGCAAGCAGCCACTAAGTCCAAAAATCCCGAATCACAAGTATTGGCCACTGATGGCAATTATTATTTTCCGCTGCTGAAAATCTCCGACGATCCGTACATTGATTCGAAATTGATTAACAAGAAGGATGGCCTACAGGACACCATGTACTATCTGGACGAGTTCGGCAGTCCGAAATTGCGCGAGAAATTCGCACGCAAACAGAAGGAGAAGGAACAGAAGCAACAGAAGGCGcaaaggaagcaaagcaaacgCGAAGAGGAGCGTAAGAAGCGCACAACATTGGCGCCGAACGCCACTGCTGCATTCACGACTGACAAGCAAACCGCTAACAGCGGCGCGACAATGGAGTCCAAAAAACCAAGCAACGTCATGGACGCTGCAACAAACTGTGATGATAGCTCCAAGGAGCAAAGGCAAAGTAGTAGTTATAAGCACAAATGCGACGCTGCGGCTGGGAATGAGCAGAAGACCGCTAATGAGGCGGATACGCGCATTACAGCGAGCAACAAGTCGCTGTCGACCGCATCCTGCGTGACCTGGAACAAAGTATTTCGCAAGTTCAAAACTGTCTTAG GCAGAGATGGTTCCAAGATTACAACAGTCGTCGCCACACCTGGCCAAGGTACTGACCGTGTGCAAGAAGTTTCCTACACAGATACCAAGGTGATCGGCAATGGTAGCTTTGGCGTGGTCTTTCAAGCGAAGTTATGCGATACCGGCGAGCTGGTAGCTATCAAGAAAGTTTTACAAGACAGACGATTTAAG AATCGTGAATTGCAAATTATGCGCAAACTGGAGCATTGTAACATtgtaaaacttttgtattttttctattcGAGTGGTGAAAAG CGTGATGAGGTATTTTTGAATTTAGTTCTCGAATATATACCAGAAACCGTATACAAAGTGGCACGTCAATATGCCAAAACCAAGCAAACGATACCAATTAATTTTATACGG CTCTATATGTATCAACTATTCAGAAGTTTGGCTTACATCCATTCATTGGGTATCTGTCATCGTGATATCAAACCGCAAAATCTACTCTTGGATCCAGAGACGGCTGTGCTGAAATTGTGCGATTTTGGCAGCGCCAAGCAACTATTACACGGCGAACCGAATGTATCATATATTTGCTCGCGGTATTATCGTGCACCGGAATTAATATTTGGCGCCATTAATTACACTACAAAAATTG ATGTGTGGAGCGCCGGCTGTGTATTAGCTGAATTACTACTCGGCCAACCAATTTTCCCCGGCGATTCTGGTGTCGATCAATTGGTTGAGGTCATCAAAGTTTTGGGCACACCGACACGAGAACAAATACGCGAAATGAATCCAAATTACACGGAATTCAAATTTCCACAAATTAAGAGTCATCCATGGCAGAAA GTTTTCCGTATACGCACTCCGACAGAAGCTATCAATCTGGTATCACAACTGCTCGAGTACACGCCCAGTGCACGTATAACGCCACTAAAGGCGTGCGCACATCCATTCTTCGATGAACTGCGTCAAGAGGGCAACACTACATTGCCCAATGGTCGGCCTATGCCGCCATTATTTAATTTCACAGAGCATG AACTATCGATACAGCCAAGCTTAATCCCACAATTGTTGCCAAAACATCTGCAAAATAACAGCGCAGGTCGACCGGTTGCCGGTGCTGGTGGCGAGGGTGCTTCTGGCTCAGCATCAAATCCGTCAAGTGGCGCCGGTACGCCAGGCGGCGCAACTTCCCAAGCAACTTCAG GCACACAATCGAGCGCATCGGCTACAACCAGCAGTGGCGGCGGCAATGCAACAGTGGCCAACCCATCGTCCAGCGCCTCAGCTGCTGCGGCAAGCAGCGGCGCGCCTTCAGCGGCACCATCAGCGCAAGCGAGCGGCGGCGATGCGGCCAACAGCAGCAATGGCGGTAACCAACAGCAAGCGTCTGCCAGCGGTGCGTCAGCAACCGGCGCGGGTGATGCCACTTCGATTTCAAGCGCCGGTGGCGCCAGTGGCGGCAATGGCAATGGCGGCGGTAGTGGTGGCAGCAATAatagcggcggcggcggcaatgGCACACAGCCGCAACAGACAGCGACGACAATGGGTTAG
- the LOC105226184 gene encoding protein kinase 3 isoform X2 — translation MATTAPASAPLISHSSSANSSSSSKPITIPLLERFTSQLSTGSADSGVVVGGANSSSSNSVALTRKSLAANCSLDTRCNSLCLHGTNVKWQLQKLKQPTNKQLLSQDSGIDAVVDGGSGGTLAADGDADSTAGSRQQLKSMQCSSSSSESLGGNSSGLSLSKYSEDGGESENSSGICMSVGSGRRIKYRNSASTCTQGLEDRIEEVDIPDDYDEEEDDVDNDDVDVDEDDDEVDVGVDDDLDVDEDEDVESDSDSGNNSGVVGETGSASMPTTIGTLNGSFGKIVPTKALGVKEPPAANQLHIKSSLHAPQCASAPVGSVTYSTSHHKANETNKPTTSSSNHNNLNNNRSSSTRDHSSSSSKPQAATKSKNPESQVLATDGNYYFPLLKISDDPYIDSKLINKKDGLQDTMYYLDEFGSPKLREKFARKQKEKEQKQQKAQRKQSKREEERKKRTTLAPNATAAFTTDKQTANSGATMESKKPSNVMDAATNCDDSSKEQRQSSSYKHKCDAAAGNEQKTANEADTRITASNKSLSTASCVTWNKVFRKFKTVLGRDGSKITTVVATPGQGTDRVQEVSYTDTKVIGNGSFGVVFQAKLCDTGELVAIKKVLQDRRFKNRELQIMRKLEHCNIVKLLYFFYSSGEKLAEFPIDIGIFASVLKPQRDEVFLNLVLEYIPETVYKVARQYAKTKQTIPINFIRLYMYQLFRSLAYIHSLGICHRDIKPQNLLLDPETAVLKLCDFGSAKQLLHGEPNVSYICSRYYRAPELIFGAINYTTKIDVWSAGCVLAELLLGQPIFPGDSGVDQLVEVIKVLGTPTREQIREMNPNYTEFKFPQIKSHPWQKVFRIRTPTEAINLVSQLLEYTPSARITPLKACAHPFFDELRQEGNTTLPNGRPMPPLFNFTEHELSIQPSLIPQLLPKHLQNNSAGRPVAGAGGEGASGSASNPSSGAGTPGGATSQATSGTQSSASATTSSGGGNATVANPSSSASAAAASSGAPSAAPSAQASGGDAANSSNGGNQQQASASGASATGAGDATSISSAGGASGGNGNGGGSGGSNNSGGGGNGTQPQQTATTMG, via the exons ATGGCAACAACAGCACCGGCCAGCGCCCCCCTTATCAGCCACAGCAGCTccgccaacagcagcagcagcagcaagccGATTACCATACCCTTGCTTGAGCGCTTCACCAGCCAGCTATCCACCGGTTCGGCCGACAGTGGCGTCGTTGTTGGTGGTGCTAACTCTTCCAGCAGCAACTCTGTGGCGTTGACTAGAAAAAGCCTTGCCGCCAACTGTTCATTGGATACACGCTGCAATTCGCTATGTCTGCATGGCACGAATGTCAAATGGCAGCTCCAGAAGCTGAAGCAGCCCACCAATAAACAGTTGCTGTCGCAGGATAGTGGCATCGATGCCGTTGTCGATGGCGGTAGTGGCGGCACATTGGCCGCTGATGGCGACGCAGATTCGACCGCCGGTTCGCGGCAACAACTCAAGTCCATGCAGTGTTCTTCGTCCAGCAGTGAGTCGCTGGGCGGCAATTCATCTGGCCTGTCACTGTCCAAATATTCTGAGGATGGCGGCGAGTCGGAGAACTCGTCGGGCATTTGCATGAGTGTCGGCAGTGGCCGACGCATTAAGTATCGCAATAGTGCCAGCACCTGCACTCAAGGTTTAGAGGACCGTATCGAAGAGGTAGACATACCAGACGATTACGACGAGGAGGAAGACGACGTGGATAATGACGACGTCGATGTAGACGAAGACGATGATGAAGTTGATGTGGGCGTAGATGATGATTTGGACGTGGATGAGGATGAAGACGTTGAAAGCGATAGCGATTCGGGTAATAACTCGGGTGTTGTGGGTGAAACAGGCAGCGCCTCTATGCCCACAACCATCGGTACACTGAATGGCTCCTTTGGCAAGATCGTGCCAACGAAAGCGCTCGGCGTCAAAGAACCACCGGCAGCGAATCAATTGCACATCAAATCGTCGCTACATGCGCCGCAGTGCGCCTCAGCGCCGGTAGGCAGTGTTACTTACTCAACGTCCCACCACAAAGCCAATGAAACAAATAAGCCAACCACTAGCAGTAGTAATCATAATAATCTAAACAATAATCGTAGTAGTAGCACTAGAGAccatagtagtagtagtagtaaacCGCAAGCAGCCACTAAGTCCAAAAATCCCGAATCACAAGTATTGGCCACTGATGGCAATTATTATTTTCCGCTGCTGAAAATCTCCGACGATCCGTACATTGATTCGAAATTGATTAACAAGAAGGATGGCCTACAGGACACCATGTACTATCTGGACGAGTTCGGCAGTCCGAAATTGCGCGAGAAATTCGCACGCAAACAGAAGGAGAAGGAACAGAAGCAACAGAAGGCGcaaaggaagcaaagcaaacgCGAAGAGGAGCGTAAGAAGCGCACAACATTGGCGCCGAACGCCACTGCTGCATTCACGACTGACAAGCAAACCGCTAACAGCGGCGCGACAATGGAGTCCAAAAAACCAAGCAACGTCATGGACGCTGCAACAAACTGTGATGATAGCTCCAAGGAGCAAAGGCAAAGTAGTAGTTATAAGCACAAATGCGACGCTGCGGCTGGGAATGAGCAGAAGACCGCTAATGAGGCGGATACGCGCATTACAGCGAGCAACAAGTCGCTGTCGACCGCATCCTGCGTGACCTGGAACAAAGTATTTCGCAAGTTCAAAACTGTCTTAG GCAGAGATGGTTCCAAGATTACAACAGTCGTCGCCACACCTGGCCAAGGTACTGACCGTGTGCAAGAAGTTTCCTACACAGATACCAAGGTGATCGGCAATGGTAGCTTTGGCGTGGTCTTTCAAGCGAAGTTATGCGATACCGGCGAGCTGGTAGCTATCAAGAAAGTTTTACAAGACAGACGATTTAAG AATCGTGAATTGCAAATTATGCGCAAACTGGAGCATTGTAACATtgtaaaacttttgtattttttctattcGAGTGGTGAAAAG TTAGCCGAATTCCCGATCGATATTGGCATCTTCGCCAGTGTCCTTAAACCGCAG CGTGATGAGGTATTTTTGAATTTAGTTCTCGAATATATACCAGAAACCGTATACAAAGTGGCACGTCAATATGCCAAAACCAAGCAAACGATACCAATTAATTTTATACGG CTCTATATGTATCAACTATTCAGAAGTTTGGCTTACATCCATTCATTGGGTATCTGTCATCGTGATATCAAACCGCAAAATCTACTCTTGGATCCAGAGACGGCTGTGCTGAAATTGTGCGATTTTGGCAGCGCCAAGCAACTATTACACGGCGAACCGAATGTATCATATATTTGCTCGCGGTATTATCGTGCACCGGAATTAATATTTGGCGCCATTAATTACACTACAAAAATTG ATGTGTGGAGCGCCGGCTGTGTATTAGCTGAATTACTACTCGGCCAACCAATTTTCCCCGGCGATTCTGGTGTCGATCAATTGGTTGAGGTCATCAAAGTTTTGGGCACACCGACACGAGAACAAATACGCGAAATGAATCCAAATTACACGGAATTCAAATTTCCACAAATTAAGAGTCATCCATGGCAGAAA GTTTTCCGTATACGCACTCCGACAGAAGCTATCAATCTGGTATCACAACTGCTCGAGTACACGCCCAGTGCACGTATAACGCCACTAAAGGCGTGCGCACATCCATTCTTCGATGAACTGCGTCAAGAGGGCAACACTACATTGCCCAATGGTCGGCCTATGCCGCCATTATTTAATTTCACAGAGCATG AACTATCGATACAGCCAAGCTTAATCCCACAATTGTTGCCAAAACATCTGCAAAATAACAGCGCAGGTCGACCGGTTGCCGGTGCTGGTGGCGAGGGTGCTTCTGGCTCAGCATCAAATCCGTCAAGTGGCGCCGGTACGCCAGGCGGCGCAACTTCCCAAGCAACTTCAG GCACACAATCGAGCGCATCGGCTACAACCAGCAGTGGCGGCGGCAATGCAACAGTGGCCAACCCATCGTCCAGCGCCTCAGCTGCTGCGGCAAGCAGCGGCGCGCCTTCAGCGGCACCATCAGCGCAAGCGAGCGGCGGCGATGCGGCCAACAGCAGCAATGGCGGTAACCAACAGCAAGCGTCTGCCAGCGGTGCGTCAGCAACCGGCGCGGGTGATGCCACTTCGATTTCAAGCGCCGGTGGCGCCAGTGGCGGCAATGGCAATGGCGGCGGTAGTGGTGGCAGCAATAatagcggcggcggcggcaatgGCACACAGCCGCAACAGACAGCGACGACAATGGGTTAG
- the LOC105226184 gene encoding uncharacterized protein LOC105226184 isoform X4, with product MATTAPASAPLISHSSSANSSSSSKPITIPLLERFTSQLSTGSADSGVVVGGANSSSSNSVALTRKSLAANCSLDTRCNSLCLHGTNVKWQLQKLKQPTNKQLLSQDSGIDAVVDGGSGGTLAADGDADSTAGSRQQLKSMQCSSSSSESLGGNSSGLSLSKYSEDGGESENSSGICMSVGSGRRIKYRNSASTCTQGLEDRIEEVDIPDDYDEEEDDVDNDDVDVDEDDDEVDVGVDDDLDVDEDEDVESDSDSGNNSGVVGETGSASMPTTIGTLNGSFGKIVPTKALGVKEPPAANQLHIKSSLHAPQCASAPVGSVTYSTSHHKANETNKPTTSSSNHNNLNNNRSSSTRDHSSSSSKPQAATKSKNPESQVLATDGNYYFPLLKISDDPYIDSKLINKKDGLQDTMYYLDEFGSPKLREKFARKQKEKEQKQQKAQRKQSKREEERKKRTTLAPNATAAFTTDKQTANSGATMESKKPSNVMDAATNCDDSSKEQRQSSSYKHKCDAAAGNEQKTANEADTRITASNKSLSTASCVTWNKVFRKFKTVLGKSDMRTQAIANTGRDGSKITTVVATPGQGTDRVQEVSYTDTKVIGNGSFGVVFQAKLCDTGELVAIKKVLQDRRFKNRELQIMRKLEHCNIVKLLYFFYSSGEKLAEFPIDIGIFASVLKPQRDEVFLNLVLEYIPETVYKVARQYAKTKQTIPINFIRLYMYQLFRSLAYIHSLGICHRDIKPQNLLLDPETAVLKLCDFGSAKQLLHGEPNVSYICSRYYRAPELIFGAINYTTKIDVWSAGCVLAELLLGQPIFPGDSGVDQLVEVIKVLGTPTREQIREMNPNYTEFKFPQIKSHPWQKVFRIRTPTEAINLVSQLLEYTPSARITPLKACAHPFFDELRQEGNTTLPNGRPMPPLFNFTEHELSIQPSLIPQLLPKHLQNNSAGRPVAGAGGEGASGSASNPSSGAGTPGGATSQATSDS from the exons ATGGCAACAACAGCACCGGCCAGCGCCCCCCTTATCAGCCACAGCAGCTccgccaacagcagcagcagcagcaagccGATTACCATACCCTTGCTTGAGCGCTTCACCAGCCAGCTATCCACCGGTTCGGCCGACAGTGGCGTCGTTGTTGGTGGTGCTAACTCTTCCAGCAGCAACTCTGTGGCGTTGACTAGAAAAAGCCTTGCCGCCAACTGTTCATTGGATACACGCTGCAATTCGCTATGTCTGCATGGCACGAATGTCAAATGGCAGCTCCAGAAGCTGAAGCAGCCCACCAATAAACAGTTGCTGTCGCAGGATAGTGGCATCGATGCCGTTGTCGATGGCGGTAGTGGCGGCACATTGGCCGCTGATGGCGACGCAGATTCGACCGCCGGTTCGCGGCAACAACTCAAGTCCATGCAGTGTTCTTCGTCCAGCAGTGAGTCGCTGGGCGGCAATTCATCTGGCCTGTCACTGTCCAAATATTCTGAGGATGGCGGCGAGTCGGAGAACTCGTCGGGCATTTGCATGAGTGTCGGCAGTGGCCGACGCATTAAGTATCGCAATAGTGCCAGCACCTGCACTCAAGGTTTAGAGGACCGTATCGAAGAGGTAGACATACCAGACGATTACGACGAGGAGGAAGACGACGTGGATAATGACGACGTCGATGTAGACGAAGACGATGATGAAGTTGATGTGGGCGTAGATGATGATTTGGACGTGGATGAGGATGAAGACGTTGAAAGCGATAGCGATTCGGGTAATAACTCGGGTGTTGTGGGTGAAACAGGCAGCGCCTCTATGCCCACAACCATCGGTACACTGAATGGCTCCTTTGGCAAGATCGTGCCAACGAAAGCGCTCGGCGTCAAAGAACCACCGGCAGCGAATCAATTGCACATCAAATCGTCGCTACATGCGCCGCAGTGCGCCTCAGCGCCGGTAGGCAGTGTTACTTACTCAACGTCCCACCACAAAGCCAATGAAACAAATAAGCCAACCACTAGCAGTAGTAATCATAATAATCTAAACAATAATCGTAGTAGTAGCACTAGAGAccatagtagtagtagtagtaaacCGCAAGCAGCCACTAAGTCCAAAAATCCCGAATCACAAGTATTGGCCACTGATGGCAATTATTATTTTCCGCTGCTGAAAATCTCCGACGATCCGTACATTGATTCGAAATTGATTAACAAGAAGGATGGCCTACAGGACACCATGTACTATCTGGACGAGTTCGGCAGTCCGAAATTGCGCGAGAAATTCGCACGCAAACAGAAGGAGAAGGAACAGAAGCAACAGAAGGCGcaaaggaagcaaagcaaacgCGAAGAGGAGCGTAAGAAGCGCACAACATTGGCGCCGAACGCCACTGCTGCATTCACGACTGACAAGCAAACCGCTAACAGCGGCGCGACAATGGAGTCCAAAAAACCAAGCAACGTCATGGACGCTGCAACAAACTGTGATGATAGCTCCAAGGAGCAAAGGCAAAGTAGTAGTTATAAGCACAAATGCGACGCTGCGGCTGGGAATGAGCAGAAGACCGCTAATGAGGCGGATACGCGCATTACAGCGAGCAACAAGTCGCTGTCGACCGCATCCTGCGTGACCTGGAACAAAGTATTTCGCAAGTTCAAAACTGTCTTAG GTAAGTCTGATATGAGAACGCAAGCTATAGCCAATACTG GCAGAGATGGTTCCAAGATTACAACAGTCGTCGCCACACCTGGCCAAGGTACTGACCGTGTGCAAGAAGTTTCCTACACAGATACCAAGGTGATCGGCAATGGTAGCTTTGGCGTGGTCTTTCAAGCGAAGTTATGCGATACCGGCGAGCTGGTAGCTATCAAGAAAGTTTTACAAGACAGACGATTTAAG AATCGTGAATTGCAAATTATGCGCAAACTGGAGCATTGTAACATtgtaaaacttttgtattttttctattcGAGTGGTGAAAAG TTAGCCGAATTCCCGATCGATATTGGCATCTTCGCCAGTGTCCTTAAACCGCAG CGTGATGAGGTATTTTTGAATTTAGTTCTCGAATATATACCAGAAACCGTATACAAAGTGGCACGTCAATATGCCAAAACCAAGCAAACGATACCAATTAATTTTATACGG CTCTATATGTATCAACTATTCAGAAGTTTGGCTTACATCCATTCATTGGGTATCTGTCATCGTGATATCAAACCGCAAAATCTACTCTTGGATCCAGAGACGGCTGTGCTGAAATTGTGCGATTTTGGCAGCGCCAAGCAACTATTACACGGCGAACCGAATGTATCATATATTTGCTCGCGGTATTATCGTGCACCGGAATTAATATTTGGCGCCATTAATTACACTACAAAAATTG ATGTGTGGAGCGCCGGCTGTGTATTAGCTGAATTACTACTCGGCCAACCAATTTTCCCCGGCGATTCTGGTGTCGATCAATTGGTTGAGGTCATCAAAGTTTTGGGCACACCGACACGAGAACAAATACGCGAAATGAATCCAAATTACACGGAATTCAAATTTCCACAAATTAAGAGTCATCCATGGCAGAAA GTTTTCCGTATACGCACTCCGACAGAAGCTATCAATCTGGTATCACAACTGCTCGAGTACACGCCCAGTGCACGTATAACGCCACTAAAGGCGTGCGCACATCCATTCTTCGATGAACTGCGTCAAGAGGGCAACACTACATTGCCCAATGGTCGGCCTATGCCGCCATTATTTAATTTCACAGAGCATG AACTATCGATACAGCCAAGCTTAATCCCACAATTGTTGCCAAAACATCTGCAAAATAACAGCGCAGGTCGACCGGTTGCCGGTGCTGGTGGCGAGGGTGCTTCTGGCTCAGCATCAAATCCGTCAAGTGGCGCCGGTACGCCAGGCGGCGCAACTTCCCAAGCAACTTCAG attcATAG